AATATGACTTTAAGAAAAATGTCAGATTCACCAGAAGTGGATTTATTTATATCAGTAATAAAAAGACTATTTGGAGAGAATGATTTAAAAATGGATATGAATAAATGTGAGTATCATATGGAAAAAGGTATTTTTAAATAAAAAAGGAGAAAAAATGAGCAATATTTTTATTGATGCCTGTTTTGGAAGAGAAACTCCCTATACTCCTGTTTGGATGATGAGACAAGCTGGAAGATATTTGCCTGAATATATGGAAGTTAGAAAAAAAGTTGGTAATTTTTTAGATATGACAAGAAATCCTGAAATAGTAGCAGAAGTAACTCTTCAACCAATTGAAATTTTAGATGTAGATGCAGCTATTTTATTTAGTGATATTCTTAATCTTCCAATGGAAATGGGACTTTCTTTAAGATTTGAAAAAGGAGTAGGGCCTGTTTTTGATAAAACAATTGATAGTGAAAAAGATATTGATAATTTAGACCCAAATGCTGATGAAAAACTTTTTTATGTATATGAAGGAATTAAAAAAATAAAAGAGAGATTGCCTAAGAATAAAGCACTAATTGGGTTTGCTGGGTCTCCTTGGACAATTGCTACTTATATGGTAGAAGGAAGAGGTAGCAAACAATATGCAAAAATAAAAAAGATGGTCTATTCAAATCCAATGCTTCTTCATAGACTTTTAGCATTTAATACAAAAGAGACAATTGAATATTTATCTAAACAAATTGAAGCTGGGGCAGATGCTGTAATGATTTTTGATAGTTGGGGAAGTGCATTAGAGAAAGAAAAGTTTTTTGAGTTTTCTTGGAATTATATGAAAGAGATAGCTAAAAATATTAAACAAAATTATCCAACTATTCCTGTAATTGGATTTAGCAAAGGAGTTGGGCTTTATTATCCTGATATGGACGGTGAGTTTGATGTAATAGGTGTTGATTGGTCAGTACCAATGGATTATGCCCTTGGGATTTTTAAAGATAATTATACTCTTCAAGGAAATATGGACCCTACAAGACTTTATTCAAAATCTGCAACAAAAGAAGCAGTTGAGAAAATTGCAAAAATTATGAAAGGTCATAGACATATTTTTAATTTAGGTCATGGAATTTTGCCTGATGTACCTGTTGAGAATGCTAAATATTTTGTTGATTTGTGTAAAGAAGTTAGCAGAAAATTAAAGGAAGAGGAATGAATCTTAGAAGATTAAGGCTTAATTCTAATATTAGAGATTTAATAAGAGAAAATTATGTAACAAAAAATGATTTAATAATGCCTATCTTTATTAAAGAAGAGTTAGATGGTAAAAATGAAATAAAATCAATGCCTGGAATTTATCAATTTGGAGAAAATGCTTTTTTAGATGAAGTAGCTGAATGTATAGATTTAGGAATTAAAGCCGTTATTTTATTTGGAATTCCAAAGCTTAAAGATAGTTGCGGGTCTGATGCATTAGATGAAGAGGGACTTATAGCAAGAAGTGTAAGAAAAATAAAAGAGACTTTTGGTGATAAAATAGCTGTAATTACTGATTTATGTTTTTGTGAATTTACTGACCATGGACATTGTGGAATAATAAATCCGAAATTAAAAACAGTTGATAATGATGCTACTCTTGAAATTAGCAAAAAACAAGCTTTAATTCACGCGAGTGCTGGGGTTGATATGATAGCACCAAGTGGAATGATGGATGGAATAATTAAGGCATTAAGAGAAGTCCTTGATAATAATGAATTTAGTCATATTCCAATAATGAGCTATTCTACAAAATTTGCATCATCATTTTATGGACCTTTTAGAGATGCGGCTGAGAGTGCACCAAGTTTTAATGAGTATATTCCAAAGGATAGAAAAACATATCAAATGGATATTGCAAATTCAAGAGAAGCTTTACTTGAAAGTTTAATTGATCAAGAAGAAGGTGCTGATATACTAATGGTAAAACCAGCATTAGCTTTTTTAGATATTGTAAAAACTATAAAAGAAAAAACTCTTAGACCACTTTGTGTTTATAATGTTAGTGGTGAATATTCTATGGTAAAAGCGGCAAGTCTTAGTGGATGGATGGATTATGAGAGTTTAATGATGGAGATTTTAACTTCATTTAAAAGAGCTGGGGCTGATATGATTATAAGTTATCATAGTAAAGATGCTGCAAAAATATTAAATTAATGTATAATTAACTTTAAAAAAGGATTGTGTAGATGAAATTAACAATTGCAACTCGCGGAAGTAAATTAGCATTATGGCAAGCTGAGTGGGTAAAAAAAAGGTTAGAAAATTTAGGTCATGAAGTTGATTTAAAAATTGTAACAACAACAGGTGATAAGATTTTAGATAAACCCTTAGCAAGTATTGGAGGAAAGGGACTTTTTATTAAAGAAGTTGAAGAAGCATTGCATAGAGGTGAAGCTCAAATTGCTGTGCATTCTCTAAAAGA
This Caminibacter mediatlanticus TB-2 DNA region includes the following protein-coding sequences:
- the hemE gene encoding uroporphyrinogen decarboxylase, with amino-acid sequence MSNIFIDACFGRETPYTPVWMMRQAGRYLPEYMEVRKKVGNFLDMTRNPEIVAEVTLQPIEILDVDAAILFSDILNLPMEMGLSLRFEKGVGPVFDKTIDSEKDIDNLDPNADEKLFYVYEGIKKIKERLPKNKALIGFAGSPWTIATYMVEGRGSKQYAKIKKMVYSNPMLLHRLLAFNTKETIEYLSKQIEAGADAVMIFDSWGSALEKEKFFEFSWNYMKEIAKNIKQNYPTIPVIGFSKGVGLYYPDMDGEFDVIGVDWSVPMDYALGIFKDNYTLQGNMDPTRLYSKSATKEAVEKIAKIMKGHRHIFNLGHGILPDVPVENAKYFVDLCKEVSRKLKEEE
- the hemB gene encoding porphobilinogen synthase: MNLRRLRLNSNIRDLIRENYVTKNDLIMPIFIKEELDGKNEIKSMPGIYQFGENAFLDEVAECIDLGIKAVILFGIPKLKDSCGSDALDEEGLIARSVRKIKETFGDKIAVITDLCFCEFTDHGHCGIINPKLKTVDNDATLEISKKQALIHASAGVDMIAPSGMMDGIIKALREVLDNNEFSHIPIMSYSTKFASSFYGPFRDAAESAPSFNEYIPKDRKTYQMDIANSREALLESLIDQEEGADILMVKPALAFLDIVKTIKEKTLRPLCVYNVSGEYSMVKAASLSGWMDYESLMMEILTSFKRAGADMIISYHSKDAAKILN